The following proteins are encoded in a genomic region of Oncorhynchus gorbuscha isolate QuinsamMale2020 ecotype Even-year linkage group LG11, OgorEven_v1.0, whole genome shotgun sequence:
- the LOC124048611 gene encoding mucin-5AC-like isoform X5 has product MLRRSRISVRPNVRPAGRGPAPASSQDTPPSQEAPTAVSEDLPQAGGQCVKDTTTTAVLEASTESTTPREDGKDPNGEASSSTPSAGLQRRKRFSVMPNLAKPRVAATPALTRSSPRTPKSPVNAGTETPAPTPEAPSQTDSGLPQGMRSPRRRPSGGSRQAKGQPKPRPLSPASPGPTTTSLGNVAVENSSSSQQTPQAAGKGSIQSDLLEKTPIIKVPSTPLEMVPSSSLPDKEGISVSERAKTLVARSVSGGLTGLAPGKSRLSRFLNDPTDLQRLAKARKLRELLRQEMNKEKKRSKAKVCVSEYTLDPSKMTMRDLIYYLPDTNPMTSYLVEEQSENETVLPLTPPREESPERPPTPEAPAEIASQGDEDEDEDDDGVMVPRVKVAEDGSLIIDEESLTVEVLRQKGPNPADDRDPIFERGSTTTYSSFRKGTHVKPWSNKETDMFFLAISMVGTDFSMIGQLFPHRGRTEIKNKFKKEERANSWRIDKAFKDKRRLDHEFFTSLLEKILAAEAKRNKNNKSPTEKIRIKKKIKQKEKKAAKQLSDVEEEGLDAEMDTEEVEGEKENENVSNEGTTLSSAPAPKRKRKSRDGGGESSPEEAKDGKKKKIDLITSDQEEAGVPEDSEAGPPESSKQVEGPVEAAKGPVVIKPAQLSRGRSQRPLPNLDRKWGQRGPEPNTKPNVKDGATPTEEENTEEGLSEEQVDKDASPSVSQKEKKKAGKLSSSEEEEEEASEKPIKPTRYGRIPKKTQLLNYPAKEDGDSPSDSAPTPTSDGSPSTMPKSKPATRRAKIKPGPALPGRMGQSAARKSKLVTLRASQSEDEDEDEEEVAWREEAQAEEGTHNPTSPEEENQAPAFIPMSLRSPQPVATEVEETMEELDISVNVPDVLGISHDAFCPDSSCERAQGGEMGTVPCEHQLDLLVDVIDFLSPDNMEVSEESYNEAARTLLAIGNLTHLSQTAEAFTAGADDIITEERSNEDQLYQMTPQPTDQSQTSTIPSESLRVTEASRIAEDSVPVASSTTASVPVTTTTASIPGSKITACAIITMATASVPVTTTTSSPPVTLTTTASIRVTTSTVSVPVPQSSDTPDLETPPIEEGPLGQMEGTDIGHASKMESGSEVSEGSEQQTTSQTRRSHFPKVKPNLGRATRTTQPKQTTTTLSEPTHTTTTLSGPPQTTTTLSGPPQTTTTLSEPPLEPMLNITTTSEPQPSMIITIEPSLPTESINTESETQPKQRTTTHSKSQTTTTHSKHQPTTNIIPHSGPQPSQRTRVAHSKPQPTLNTTIQSEPPQPTLNSTTNTLSKQQSTQSTTILSQPHPTPSLEQPGPVTLRPIVPESPLRSSEEVKGHDGRKGNTSSSLSAGGSQSGTSDSDQPKQTGPPTRRARLPKPKPNLGCTAKAATCSAVQAPDVASRPKSEVQRLDTGPCPKVQTPEEADEVPMEIQQIHQVVPLSDIIDTTQEEIQQIHQVIPHPPIEEGPLRQREGTDIGHASQVESGSEVSEGSEQQTTSQSRRSHFPKVKPNLGWAARTTQPKQTTTTLSEPTQTTTTLSEPPLDSMLNITTTSEPQPSMIITIEPPFPTESVNTESETQPKQRTTTHSKSQTTTTHSKHQPTTNIIPHSGPQPSQRTRVAHSKPQPTLNTTTQSEPPQPTLNSTTNTLSKQQSTQSTTILSQPQPTPSLEQPGPVTLRPIVPESPLRSSEEVKGHDGRKGNTSSSLSAGGSQSETSNSDEPKQTGPPTRRARLPKPKPNFGCTAKATTRSAVQAPESRPSTEVQTPEEADEFPIEIQQIHQVFPLCDIIDTTQEEIQQIHQVIPHPPIEEGPLRQREGTDIGHASQVESGSEVSEGSEQQTTSQTRRSHFPKDKPNLGRAARTTQTKPQQTTTTLSEPPQTTTTLSEPQPIQKTRGAHSKPQPALNTTTQSEPLQPALNSSTNTLSKQQSTQSTTILSQQQPTSSLEQPGPVTLRPIVPESPLRSSEEVKGHDGPKENSSSSFSAGGSQSATSDSEQPKQTGPPTRRARLPKPKPNLGLTARAATRSAVQVPESRPSTEVQTPEEADEFPMEIQQIHQVSPLCDIIDTTQEEMEQIHQVISLTDVIDSTQGDMSVFTEGSFFSQQSDAVFIQHSETSVSTAPLDQTQSDQDEPIFILSLTEIPVLPAGEESGYTSQTLSEPFLFLPDAGAQLQQSSDIVAPGGGLEKGNAGVLCEVPESMDEVLPQSSYTSIKEVESGSTAGPVGVCASAKPSEDSMADAETSEDTHPPSKKRKAPERARRVDKLQVRPNTAVREQTSCSAPAKEAVSPITPDQTPSLTTTTLDTYYLTASSPLAQPGPSITGTASQQGTVGCFDRTETEHTPTGGEDNSSGAESQAARQITPLAMSGPLSRPGRRPRGFLSFMSNKNASPVAAPPRGTRAAARRPQVNTTRPGGKRAAPELSTTTRTMPSPSIMHYTTTPTRATRTTTKPDFSTRVTQEKPSDALALHSNPEPSTSLCTTATESSQVPAAQPSASPCVDSGSADEEPINVSQYFFSDIFTEVEENEG; this is encoded by the exons GGATGGAAAAGACCCAAATGGCGAGGCTTCCAGCAGCACCCCCTCTGCCGGTCTTCAAAGGAGGAAGCGGTTCTCTGTCATGCCAAACCTTGCCAAACCCCGGGTGGCCGCCACCCCAGCCCTCACCCGCTCCTCCCCCAGGACCCCCAAGTCCCCTGTGAATGCGGGCACTGAGACTCCAGCTCCAACCCCTGAGGCCCCCAGCCAGACTGATTCTGGACTCCCACAGGGAATGAGATCCCCAAGGCGGAGGCCCTCTGGAGGTAGTAGGCAGGCCAAAGGACAGCCCAAACCCAGGCCACTGTCCCCAGCTTCCCCAGGCCCTACAACAACCTCTCTGGGGAATGTGGCAGTGGAGAACTCATCCTCTTCACAACAGACCCCGCAGGCAGCAGGCAAAGGCAGCATCCAATCAGATCTCCTGGAAAAAACACCAATCATTAAAGTTCCATCCACTCCGTTAGAGATGGTCCCATCGTCCTCCCTTCCAGACAAAGAGGGTATCTCAGTATCAGAGAGAGCTAAGACTCTGGTCGCCAGGTCTGTGTCTGGTGGGCTCACCGGGCTGGCACCAGGGAAGTCCAGGCTTAGCAGGTTCCTGAATGACCCAACAGACCTACAGAGGCTGGCTAAGGCCCGGAAGCTCAGAGAGCTGCTGAGACaggagatgaacaaggaaaaG AAACGGAGCAAAGCCAAGGTGTGTGTGAGCGAATACACACTAGATCCCTCTAAAATGACCATGAGAGATCTCATCTACTACCTGCCTGATACCAACCCCATGAC GTCTTATCTGGTAGAGGAACAGAGTGAGAATGAGACTGTCCTCCCACTCACCCCACCAAGAGAAGA GTCACCTGAAAGACCCCCAACACCGGAGGCCCCAGCTGAGATAGCCAGCCAGGGAGATGAAGATGAAGATGAGGATGACGATGGGGTGATGGTCCCGCGGGTGAAGGTGGCAGAAGACGGCTCTCTGATCATCGATGAGGAGAG tttGACGGTGGAGGTCTTGAGGCAGAAAGGGCCCAACCCAGCTGATGATAGAGACCCCATCTTTGAGCGTGGCTCCACAACCACCTACTCAAGCTTCAGGAAGGGGACACACGTCAAGCCCTGGTCCAACAAAG AGACGGACATGTTCTTCCTGGCCATCAGTATGGTGGGAACAGACTTCTCCATGATTGGACAGCTGTTCCCTCACCGCGGTCGCACCGAGATCAAG AACAAGTtcaagaaagaggagagagcaaacagctggaggatAGACAAGGCCTTCA aggaCAAACGCAGGCTGGACCATGAGTTCTTCACTAGCCTCCTGGAGAAGATCTTGGCTGCAGAGGCAAAGAGGAACAAAAATAACAAGTCCCCCACAGAAAAGATAAGGATCAAGAAAAAAATCAAACAGAAAG AAAAGAAAGCAGCGAAGCAGCTGAGCgacgtggaggaggaggggttagacGCGGAGATGGAcacagaggaggtggagggagagaaggagaacgaGAACGTCTCTAACGAAGGGACCACGCTTTCTTCCGCTCCCGCCCCTAAGAGAAAACGCAAAAGTAGGGATGGTGGAGGAGAGTCCTCTCCTGAAGAAGCAAAGGATGGAAAGAAAAAGAAGATTGACCTAATAACAAGTGATCAAG AAGAGGCTGGTGTACCTGAAGATTCTGAGGCAGGGCCTCCAGAGAG TTCAAAGCAGGTAGAAGGGCCTGTGGAAGCAGCCAAGGGACCTGTGGTGATCAAACCAGCCCAGTTGTCCCGTGGCCGATCCCAGAGACCTCTTCCTAACCTGGATAGGAAGTGGGGCCAGAGGGGCCCCGAGCCCAATACCAAGCCTAACGTTAAAGATGGGGCCACAcctacagaggaggagaacactgAAGAAGGGCTATCTGAAGAACAG GTAGATAAAGATGCTTCCCCTTCAGTCAGtcaaaaggagaagaagaaagctGGTAAACTCTCTtcatctgaggaagaggaggaagaagccaGCGAGAAACCCATCAAACCCACCAG GTATGGCAGAATACCCAAAAAGACACAGCTCTTGAATTACCCTGCAAAGGAGGATGGGGACTCGCCCTCAGACTCTGCCCCTACTCCCACCTCAGACGGATCCCCCTCCACCATGCCCAAATCCAAACCAGCTACCAGGAGGGCCAAAATCAAACCTGGCCCAGCCCTGCCAGGTAGGATGGGCCAATCAGCGGCTAGGAAATCCAAGCTGGTCACCCTCAGGGCGTCCCAGTCTGAAGATGAGGATGAAGATGAGGAAGAAGTAGCATGGAGAGAGGAGGCGCAGGCCGAGGAGGGCACCCACAATCCCACAAGCCCAGAGGAGGAGAATCAGGCACCTGCGTTCATTCCCATGAGCCTTCGCTCGCCACAACCTGTCGCCACAGAGGTTGAGGAGACCATGGAGGAG CTCGATATCTCTGTCAACGTGCCTGATGTCCTGGGCATTTCCCATGATGCATTCTGCCCTGACTCGTCATGCGAGCGGGCACAGGGTGGTGAAATGGGCACAGTGCCCTGTGAACATCAGTTGGACCTGTTAGTC GATGTGATAGACTTCCTGTCTCCAGATAACATGGAAG TATCTGAGGAGAGCTACAACGAGGCAGCTAGAACCCTTCTGGCCATCGGCAACCTCACCCACCTGTCTCAGACGGCTGAGGCCTTTACTGCCGGAGCAGATGATATCATCACGGAAGAACGTTCCAATGAGGACCAACTGTACCAGATGACACCACAGCCCACTGACCAATCACAAACTAGCACCATTCCTTCTGAATCTCTTAGGGTCACTGAGGCATCACGAATCGCTGAGGATTCTGTACCTGTTGCCTCGTCAACAACAGCCTCTGTTCCTGTCACCACGACAACAGCCTCTATCCCAGGCTCCAAAATAACAGCCTGTGCCATAATTACCATGGCAACAGCCTCAGTCCCAGTCACCACGACaacatcctctcctccagtcaccTTGACAACAACGGCCTCTATCCGAGTCACCACATCAACGGTATCTGTCCCAGTGCCTCAGAGCAGTGATACGCCCGATCTAGAAACTCCACCCATAGAGGAGGGGCCTCTCGGACAGATGGAGGGGACTGATATTGGACACGCCTCCAAGATGGAATCAGGTTCTGAAGTGTCAGAGGGCTCAGAGCAACAAACAACCTCACAGACCAGGAGGAGCCACTTCCCTAAGGTCAAACCCAACCTGGGACGGGCTACCAGGACCACACAACCCAAACAGACGACCACTACACTGTCAGAaccaacacacactaccaccacactgtcaGGACCACCACagactaccaccacactgtcaGGACCACCACagactaccaccacactgtcaGAACCACCACTTGAGCCTATGCTGAATATCACCACAACCTCAGAACCACAGCCTTCCATGATTATCACCATAGAGCCATCACTGCCTACTGAGAGTATTAACACAGAGTCAGAAACGCAGCCCAAACAGAGAACTACCACACACTCAAAATCacaaaccaccaccacacactCCAAGCACCAGCCCACCACAAATATTATCCCACATTCAGGACCACAGCCCAGTCAGAGAACCAGAGTAGCGCATTCAAAACCACAGCCTACATTGAATACCACCATACAGTCAGAACCACCCCAGCCCACACTAAATTccaccacaaacacactctcaAAACAACAATCAACACAGAGTACCACCATACTCTCACAACCACATCCCACCCCAAGCCTTGAGCAGCCAGGTCCAGTTACACTCAGACCCATagtcccagagtcacctctgagGTCATCAGAAGAG GTGAAAGGTCACGATGGCCGTAAGGGAAATACCTCCTCTTCCCTCAGTGCTGGAGGGTCCCAGTCAGGGACATCAGACTCAGACCAGCCCAAACAGACAGGTCCCCCAACCCGCAGGGCCCGTTTACCTAAACCCAAACCCAACTTGGGTTGCACCGCCAAAGCCGCAACATGCTCTGCAGTCCAGGCACCAGATGTGGCTTCCAGACCCAAATCTGAGGTCCAGAGACTAGATACTGGACCCTGCCCTAAAGTCCAGACACCAGAGGAAGCTGATGAGGTTCCCATGGAAATACAACAGATCCACCAAGTCGTCCCCCTTTCTGACATCATCGATACGACCCAG GAGGAAATACAACAGATTCACCAAGTCATCCCTCATCCACCCATAGAGGAGGGGCCtctcagacagagggaggggactgATATTGGACACGCCTCTCAGGTGGAATCAGGTTCTGAAGTGTCAGAGGGCTCAGAACAACAGACAACCTCACAGAGCAGGAGGAGCCACTTCCCTAAGGTCAAACCCAACCTGGGATGGGCTGCCAGGACCACACAACCCAAACAGACGACCACTACACTGTCAGAACCAACACagactaccaccacactgtcaGAACCACCACTAGATTCTATGCTGAATATCACCACAACCTCAGAACCACAGCCTTCCATGATTATCACCATAGAGCCACCATTTCCTACTGAGAGTGTTAACACAGAGTCAGAAACGCAGCCCAAACAGAGAACTACCACACACTCAAAATCacaaaccaccaccacacactCCAAGCACCAGCCTACCACAAATATTATCCCACACTCAGGACCACAGCCCAGTCAGAGAACCAGAGTAGCGCATTCAAAACCACAGCCTACATTGAATACCACCACACAGTCAGAACCACCCCAGCCCACACTAAATTccaccacaaacacactctcaAAACAACAATCTACACAGAGTACCACCATACTCTCACAACCACAGCCCACCCCGAGCCTTGAGCAGCCAGGTCCAGTTACACTCAGACCCATagtcccagagtcacctctgagGTCATCAGAAGAGGTGAAAGGTCACGATGGCCGTAAGGGAAATACTTCCTCTTCCCTCAGTGCTGGAGGGTCCCAGTCAGAGACATCAAACTCAGACGAGCCCAAACAGACAGGTCCCCCAACCCGCAGGGCCCGTTTACCTAAACCCAAACCCAACTTCGGTTGCACCGCCAAAGCCACTACACGCTCTGCAGTCCAGGCACCAGAAAGCAGGCCAAGCACTGAAGTCCAGACACCAGAGGAAGCTGATGAGTTTCCCATTGAAATACAACAGATCCACCAAGTCTTCCCCCTTTGTGACATCATCGATACGACCCAG GAGGAAATACAACAGATTCACCAAGTCATCCCTCATCCACCCATAGAGGAGGGGCCtctcagacagagggaggggactgATATTGGACACGCCTCTCAGGTGGAATCAGGTTCTGAAGTGTCAGAGGGCTCAGAGCAACAGACAACCTCACAGACCAGGAGGAGCCACTTCCCTAAGGACAAACCCAACCTGGGACGGGCTGCTAGGACCACACAAACCAAACCCCAACagactaccaccacactgtcaGAACCACCACAGACTACCACCACACTCTCAGAACCACAGCCCATTCAGAAAACCAGAGGAGCGCATTCAAAACCACAGCCTGCATTGAATACCACCACACAGTCAGAACCACTCCAGCCCGCACTAAATTCCAGCACAAACACACTCTCAAAACAACAATCAACACAGAGTACCACCATACTCTCACAACAACAGCCCACCTCAAGCCTTGAGCAGCCAGGTCCAGTTACACTCAGACCCATagtcccagagtcacctctgagGTCATCAGAAGAGGTGAAGGGTCACGATGGCCCTAAGGAAAATAGTTCATCTTCCTTCAGTGCTGGAGGGTCCCAGTCAGCGACATCAGACTCGGAACAGCCCAAACAGACAGGTCCCCCAACCAGAAGGGCCCGTTTACCTAAACCCAAACCCAACTTGGGTCTCACCGCCAGAGCCGCTACGCGCTCTGCAGTCCAGGTACCAGAAAGCAGGCCAAGCACTGAAGTCCAGACACCAGAGGAAGCTGATGAGTTTCCCATGGAAATACAACAGATCCACCAAGTCTCCCCCCTTTGTGACATCATCGATACGACCCAG GAGGAAATGGAACAGATTCACCAAGTCATCTCTCTTACTGACGTCATTGATTCTACCCAA GGCGATATGTCTGTCTTTACGGAGGGAAGCTTTTTCTCGCAACAAAGTGATGCTGTCTTCATACAGCACTCAGAAACGTCTGTGTCGACTGCTCCGTTGGACCAGACCCAGTCAGACCAGGATGAGCCTATTTTCATCCTCTCCCTGACTGAAATCCCAGTGCTCCCCGCAGGGGAGGAGAGTGGCTACACATCCCAGACCCTCTCTGAGCCTTTCCTATTTCTACCAGACGCAGGCGCTCAACTGCAGCAGAG caGTGATATTGTTGCCCCCGGAGGTGGTTTGGAGAAAGGGAATGCTGGTGTCCTTTGTGAAGTCCCTGAGTCAATGGATGAGGTCCTTCCTCAATCCTCATACACCAGTATCAAGGAAGTGGAGTCTGGCTCCACGGCGGGTCCAGTAGGTGTGTGTGCCTCGGCCAAACCCTCAGAAGACTCCATGGCTGATGCAGAGACTAGTGAGGACACGCATCCTCCTTCTAAGAAGAGGAAAGcgccagagagagccaggagag TAGACAAACTGCAGGTGAGACCTAACACTGCAGTAAGGGAACAGACCAGTTGTTCGGCCCCTGCCAAGGAGGCTGTGTCACCCATTACCCCAGACCAGACACCATCTTTGACCACTACCACCCTAGACACTTACTACCTCACTGCCTCCAGTCCCCTGGCCCAGCCAGGCCCCTCCATCACGGGAACTGCATCACAGCAGGGGACTGTGGGCTGTTTCGATCGTACAGAGACCGAGCACACGCCGACTGGAGGGGAGGACAATAGTTCAGGGGCGGAGTCTCAGGCTGCCCGTCAAATTACACCGCTGGCTATGAGTGGCCCCTTGAGCAG GCCTGGTAGGAGACCCAGAGGATTCCTGTCTTTCATGTCCAATAAGAACGCCTCCCCTGTAGCTGCCCCCCCCCGAGGTACCAGAGCAGCCGCTCGGAGGCCCCAGGTCAACACCACCCGCCCAGGGGGGAAACGGGCTGCTCCTGAACTTTCCACCACAACCAGAACCATGCCTTCACCTTCCATAATGCATTACACCACCACCCCCACGAGGGCCACCAGAACCACCACTAAGCCAGATTTTTCCACCAGGGTGACTCAGGAAAAACCCTCTGATGCCCTGGCCTTACACTCAAACCCAGAGCCCAGTACTTCACTGTGTACTACAGCTACTGAG tcCTCTCAGGTGCCAGCCGCCCAGCCCAGTGCGTCTCCCTGTGTGGACAGCGGTTCAGCAGACGAGGAACCCATCAACGTGTCCCAGTACTTCTTCAGTGACATCTTCACCGAGGTCGAGGAGAATGAGGGatga